Proteins co-encoded in one Microbacterium hydrocarbonoxydans genomic window:
- a CDS encoding glucose 1-dehydrogenase, with protein MSDLGGRVALVTGGARGIGAAYVRALHLAGARVVVADVLHDEGRALAHELGERALFVPLDVTDEVQWAQAVDGAVAAFGSLDVLVNNAGIANAAPIEHLTTEKWNAVIAVNLTGTFFGCRAVVPVMKQQRRGSIINISSVEGMRGSPGLHGYTAAKFGVRGLAASLAVELGPFGIRVNSVHPGFINTSMTSRIDPAHLDIPLGRPGEPDDLAGTIVFLAGDASSFTSGAEFVVDGGMIAGIPHR; from the coding sequence GTGAGTGATCTGGGCGGCCGCGTCGCGCTCGTCACGGGCGGCGCTCGCGGCATCGGTGCGGCCTATGTCAGGGCACTGCATCTCGCGGGGGCCCGAGTCGTCGTCGCCGATGTGCTGCACGACGAGGGACGAGCTCTGGCGCACGAGCTGGGAGAGCGCGCGCTGTTCGTGCCGCTCGACGTCACCGACGAGGTGCAGTGGGCACAGGCGGTCGACGGTGCCGTGGCGGCGTTCGGCTCGCTCGACGTGCTGGTCAACAACGCAGGCATCGCGAACGCCGCACCGATCGAGCACCTCACGACCGAGAAGTGGAACGCCGTGATCGCGGTGAACCTCACGGGGACGTTCTTCGGATGCCGCGCCGTGGTGCCCGTCATGAAGCAGCAGCGCCGCGGCTCGATCATCAACATCTCGTCGGTCGAGGGCATGCGCGGCAGCCCCGGTCTGCACGGGTACACCGCGGCGAAGTTCGGCGTGCGCGGGCTGGCGGCCTCTCTCGCGGTCGAGCTCGGACCCTTCGGCATCCGTGTGAACTCCGTGCATCCCGGCTTCATCAACACGTCGATGACGTCGCGCATCGATCCCGCGCACCTCGACATACCGCTCGGTCGACCGGGTGAGCCCGACGACCTGGCGGGGACGATCGTGTTCCTCGCCGGCGACGCGTCGTCGTTCACGAGCGGTGCCGAGTTCGTCGTCGACGGCGGCATGATCGCCGGAATCCCGCACCGCTGA
- a CDS encoding acyl-CoA dehydrogenase family protein — protein sequence MDLAPDARTEEITAQVRAFLHEKVLPAEALLDEQLAATPDEWTTRPIVRDLQRAARERGLWNLFLPGDPSETGAGGLTNLQYAPVAELTGWSPRLAPIALNCAAPDTGNMEVLSEFGSPEQKERWLRPLLDAEIRSSFCMTEPDVASSDATNIGTLIRRDGDEYVITGRKWWSTGAMNPDAEIFIVMGKTDPDAPRHAQQSMVLVPRQTPGVRIVRPLTVFGYDDRDHGGHAEVAFDDVRVPVSNLIGEEGGGFAIAQARLGPGRIHHCMRALGMGERALSLLTSRANERHAFGRTLADQGVIREWAADARIQLESLRLLVLKTAWLMDTVGNRAAMTEIQAIKIAVPRAVQTIIDRAIQVHGGAGVSGDTPLAELYAGIRSLRIADGPDEVHLASLGRAQLRL from the coding sequence ATGGACCTCGCCCCGGATGCTCGGACAGAGGAGATCACCGCGCAGGTGCGCGCGTTCCTGCACGAGAAGGTGCTGCCGGCCGAGGCGCTGCTCGACGAGCAGCTCGCCGCCACCCCCGACGAGTGGACGACACGTCCGATCGTGCGCGACCTGCAGCGCGCAGCACGCGAGCGGGGCCTGTGGAACCTGTTCCTTCCGGGGGATCCGAGCGAGACGGGCGCGGGGGGCCTCACGAACCTGCAATACGCGCCGGTCGCCGAGCTCACCGGATGGAGTCCTCGTCTCGCCCCGATCGCCCTGAACTGCGCGGCCCCCGACACCGGCAACATGGAGGTCCTGAGCGAGTTCGGCAGCCCCGAGCAGAAGGAGCGGTGGTTGAGGCCGTTGCTCGACGCCGAGATCCGCAGCTCGTTCTGCATGACCGAGCCCGACGTCGCCTCCAGCGACGCGACCAACATCGGCACTCTCATCCGCCGCGACGGCGACGAGTACGTGATCACCGGGCGCAAGTGGTGGTCGACAGGAGCGATGAACCCGGATGCCGAGATCTTCATCGTGATGGGCAAGACCGATCCCGACGCACCGCGTCACGCGCAGCAGTCGATGGTGCTCGTGCCGAGGCAGACTCCCGGCGTGCGCATCGTGCGTCCGCTGACGGTGTTCGGATACGACGACCGCGATCACGGTGGTCATGCCGAGGTGGCGTTCGACGACGTGCGCGTGCCGGTGTCGAACCTCATCGGCGAGGAGGGCGGCGGTTTCGCGATCGCCCAGGCACGCCTGGGTCCCGGCCGCATCCATCACTGCATGCGCGCGCTCGGCATGGGCGAACGCGCACTGAGCCTGCTGACATCTCGGGCCAACGAGCGTCACGCCTTCGGTCGCACTCTCGCAGACCAGGGGGTGATCCGGGAATGGGCCGCCGACGCGCGCATCCAGCTCGAATCCCTGCGACTGCTCGTGCTGAAGACCGCGTGGCTCATGGACACGGTCGGCAACCGGGCCGCGATGACCGAGATCCAGGCGATCAAGATCGCGGTGCCTCGAGCGGTGCAGACGATCATCGACCGCGCCATCCAGGTGCACGGCGGTGCCGGAGTGTCGGGCGACACCCCGCTCGCCGAGCTCTATGCCGGCATCCGCTCGCTGCGCATCGCCGACGGCCCCGACGAGGTGCATCTCGCAAGCCTCGGACGCGCGCAGCTGCGCCTCTGA
- a CDS encoding branched-chain amino acid ABC transporter permease, producing MDRLAFLFATGLARGAIFALFALSLVLIWRAARIINFAQGAMALVATYAAFAVGALTGNYFAGLGAGLVAGAVVGLIVERGVMRFAPHSSPLTGVIVAIGLVMVLQSILGILFGPQYRPMAAPFDDAPIVIGGVPLLSPNDLFILVVALSMMAVLAVLFTRTSLGLQLRAAAFSPEVSRVLGVRVNRMVTIGWMLSSAVAALAAILLVPTELGLNPYSTDMLFVYAFAVAVVGGLDSPVGALLGGLVVGVAMTLVTGYLGATVAPIGVLVLLVVVLLVRPGGVFSLREARRA from the coding sequence ATGGATCGACTCGCCTTCCTGTTCGCCACGGGCCTCGCCCGCGGTGCGATCTTTGCGCTGTTCGCACTGTCGCTCGTGCTGATCTGGCGGGCCGCCCGCATCATCAACTTCGCCCAGGGCGCCATGGCGCTCGTCGCCACCTATGCGGCCTTCGCGGTCGGCGCCCTCACCGGCAACTACTTCGCAGGCCTCGGCGCAGGACTCGTCGCCGGTGCTGTCGTGGGATTGATCGTCGAACGCGGAGTCATGCGGTTCGCGCCCCACTCGTCGCCGCTGACCGGGGTGATCGTGGCGATCGGTCTCGTGATGGTGCTGCAGTCGATCCTCGGCATCCTGTTCGGCCCGCAGTATCGGCCGATGGCAGCACCTTTCGACGACGCCCCGATCGTGATCGGCGGAGTGCCGCTGCTCTCCCCCAACGACCTGTTCATCCTCGTCGTCGCCCTGTCGATGATGGCCGTACTCGCTGTTCTGTTCACCCGCACCTCGCTCGGCCTGCAGCTGCGAGCAGCCGCCTTCTCCCCCGAGGTGTCGCGGGTGCTCGGGGTGCGGGTGAACAGGATGGTGACGATCGGATGGATGCTGTCGAGTGCGGTCGCCGCGCTCGCCGCCATCCTGCTGGTGCCCACAGAGCTGGGGTTGAACCCGTATTCCACCGACATGCTCTTCGTCTACGCCTTCGCCGTCGCGGTGGTCGGAGGCCTCGATTCACCGGTCGGAGCACTGCTCGGCGGGCTCGTGGTCGGTGTCGCCATGACGCTCGTCACCGGCTATCTCGGCGCCACGGTCGCTCCCATCGGCGTGCTCGTGCTGCTGGTCGTCGTACTGCTGGTGAGACCCGGCGGGGTCTTCTCGCTGAGAGAGGCGCGTCGCGCATGA
- a CDS encoding NADPH:quinone oxidoreductase family protein has translation MSSTPEIPASMRAWQVTRLGEPADALTLQTVPTPTPAEGEVLIRVAAVAANFPDVLLARGEYQVKPELPFTPGIECSGTVAAVGSGVTTHVVGDRVVAGKIGVLAEYAAVDVAAVHGIPDDFGFVAAAGLNIAYQTSWFALHRRAELRAGEWLLVHAAAGGVGASAVQLGAAAGARVIGVVGSEAKAETARASGAEHVILRSDDIVSEVKRLTGGHGADVVFDPVGGAAFAASTRVVAFEGRIVVIGFASGEIPQLAVNHALVKNYAVLGLYWGLYQERRPDLVDEAHADLIRLFEERLISPVVDHVVPFAEAPSAITALASGATVGRVVIEVEA, from the coding sequence ATGTCGTCGACCCCTGAGATCCCCGCATCGATGCGCGCCTGGCAGGTCACCCGTCTGGGCGAGCCGGCTGATGCGCTGACCCTGCAGACGGTGCCCACTCCTACTCCTGCCGAGGGGGAGGTGCTCATCAGAGTCGCGGCAGTCGCGGCGAACTTCCCCGACGTGCTGCTGGCGCGCGGCGAGTACCAGGTGAAGCCCGAGCTGCCCTTCACTCCCGGTATCGAGTGCAGCGGCACCGTGGCCGCCGTGGGGTCGGGCGTCACGACCCACGTCGTGGGAGACCGGGTGGTCGCGGGCAAGATCGGCGTGCTCGCCGAGTATGCGGCGGTCGATGTCGCTGCGGTGCATGGGATCCCCGACGACTTCGGCTTCGTGGCCGCTGCGGGGCTCAACATCGCGTACCAGACCTCGTGGTTCGCGCTGCACCGCAGGGCCGAGCTGCGAGCGGGCGAGTGGCTGCTCGTGCATGCCGCCGCGGGAGGCGTGGGCGCCTCGGCCGTGCAGCTGGGCGCGGCAGCGGGCGCACGGGTCATCGGGGTCGTCGGATCCGAGGCCAAGGCCGAGACCGCTCGCGCCTCGGGCGCAGAGCACGTGATCCTGCGCAGCGACGACATCGTCTCCGAGGTCAAGCGCCTCACCGGCGGGCACGGCGCCGACGTGGTGTTCGACCCGGTGGGCGGTGCGGCCTTCGCCGCCTCGACACGGGTGGTGGCGTTCGAGGGGCGCATCGTCGTGATCGGCTTCGCGAGTGGCGAGATACCGCAGCTCGCGGTGAACCACGCCCTCGTGAAGAACTACGCCGTGCTCGGGCTGTACTGGGGTCTGTACCAGGAGCGGCGACCCGACCTCGTCGACGAGGCCCACGCCGACCTCATCCGTCTGTTCGAGGAGCGCCTCATCTCGCCTGTCGTCGATCATGTCGTGCCCTTCGCGGAGGCACCCTCTGCCATCACGGCCCTGGCGTCAGGTGCCACGGTGGGTCGAGTGGTGATCGAGGTCGAGGCGTGA
- a CDS encoding ABC transporter substrate-binding protein, which produces MSQHPPLRRIATLATAIALVIALAGCSTPAPADPEAAAPGVTDDTVTIGTHTPLTGPAAAGYSSISAAATAYFAYLNDKGGVHGRDIDFIVKDDGYNPATTLTVVRELVQEDEVFAIVNGLGTAPHTAVLDFLNQNEVPDLFVASGSTNWNQPEKYPYTFGFNADYVVEGAALAQYAADEYPDKKVCLLGQDDDFGDEMIEGAELALGADGLTHVERYSVSNQDVAAQIGALKAAGCEINILGTINGFTAMALGTAAALGWFPQWFSSSSGADYPTLVGYLGEDVGPKLLQGLVGANYLPSLGGDSDWVSLFRQINDDYNEGAPFDGNTIYGMSVAYLFAEALEAAGEDPTRDSLIEAVRSGDLAGNGVLPLAFSGDSHAGYRGVGITIVDQGAQDYVGATYEVEGDTVSPVEPAPVELTGEGVPGS; this is translated from the coding sequence ATGTCACAGCACCCTCCGCTCCGGCGGATCGCGACCCTCGCCACGGCGATCGCCCTGGTGATCGCGCTCGCCGGCTGCAGCACACCCGCCCCGGCGGATCCTGAGGCCGCAGCGCCCGGTGTCACCGACGACACCGTCACGATCGGCACTCACACGCCGCTCACAGGACCCGCGGCCGCCGGGTACTCGTCGATCTCGGCCGCGGCGACCGCGTACTTCGCGTACCTCAACGACAAGGGCGGCGTGCACGGTCGTGACATCGACTTCATCGTCAAGGACGACGGATACAACCCGGCGACGACGTTGACCGTGGTGCGCGAACTCGTGCAGGAGGACGAGGTCTTCGCGATCGTCAACGGGCTCGGCACGGCGCCGCACACCGCCGTGCTCGACTTCCTGAACCAGAACGAGGTGCCCGACCTGTTCGTCGCCTCGGGATCGACGAACTGGAATCAGCCGGAGAAGTACCCGTACACCTTCGGCTTCAACGCCGACTATGTCGTCGAGGGAGCAGCGCTCGCCCAGTACGCCGCCGACGAGTACCCCGACAAGAAGGTCTGCCTGCTCGGGCAGGACGACGACTTCGGAGACGAGATGATCGAAGGCGCCGAGCTCGCGCTCGGTGCGGACGGGCTCACGCATGTCGAGCGCTACTCGGTCTCGAATCAGGATGTCGCGGCGCAGATCGGCGCATTGAAGGCGGCGGGATGCGAGATCAACATCCTCGGCACCATCAACGGATTCACCGCGATGGCCCTCGGCACCGCGGCGGCGCTCGGCTGGTTCCCGCAGTGGTTCTCGTCGTCGTCGGGCGCGGACTATCCGACCCTCGTGGGCTACCTCGGCGAAGATGTGGGACCGAAGCTGCTGCAGGGCCTCGTCGGCGCCAACTACCTCCCCTCTCTGGGGGGTGACAGCGACTGGGTCTCGCTCTTCCGGCAGATCAACGACGACTACAACGAGGGTGCCCCGTTCGACGGCAACACGATCTACGGCATGAGCGTCGCGTACCTGTTCGCCGAGGCCTTGGAGGCCGCGGGAGAGGATCCGACGCGCGACTCGCTCATCGAGGCCGTGCGCTCGGGCGATCTGGCCGGCAACGGGGTGCTTCCGCTCGCCTTCTCGGGCGACAGTCACGCGGGCTACCGGGGCGTCGGCATCACGATCGTCGACCAGGGGGCGCAGGATTACGTCGGGGCGACCTATGAGGTGGAGGGCGACACGGTCTCGCCCGTCGAGCCGGCTCCGGTCGAGCTCACCGGCGAAGGCGTGCCGGGGTCCTGA
- a CDS encoding ABC transporter ATP-binding protein, which produces MYPNTPHSEQQPRLEVSHLTVRFGGLTAVDDVSFDLRPGEIVALIGPNGAGKTTVFNAICGLVKMRGSIGLDGAEAPNRTSRLTRRGVSRTLQGLGLFGTLSVRDNVRLPIAGGADAETVVSAQLEELDLSALADRPVAALAYPDRKRVALARALVSQPSLLLLDEPAGGLGADDIDTLAGTVRRVADAGCAVLLVEHHVDFVMGVADRIVVLDFGRVIAHGHPDEVRRDPRVEEAYLGIRVDGAEETAA; this is translated from the coding sequence ATGTATCCGAACACCCCGCACTCAGAGCAGCAGCCGCGTCTCGAGGTGAGTCATCTCACCGTCAGGTTCGGCGGTCTGACCGCCGTCGACGATGTCTCTTTCGACCTGCGGCCCGGCGAGATCGTCGCCTTGATCGGCCCCAACGGAGCGGGCAAGACCACGGTCTTCAACGCCATCTGCGGTCTCGTGAAGATGCGTGGCTCGATCGGCCTCGACGGTGCCGAGGCGCCGAACCGCACCTCGCGACTCACGAGACGCGGGGTCTCGCGCACATTGCAGGGCCTCGGGCTCTTCGGCACTCTCAGCGTGCGCGACAACGTGCGCCTGCCGATCGCGGGCGGCGCCGATGCGGAGACGGTCGTGAGCGCGCAGCTCGAGGAGCTCGACCTCTCGGCGCTGGCCGATCGACCGGTCGCTGCGCTCGCGTATCCCGACCGCAAGCGCGTCGCCCTCGCCAGAGCACTCGTCTCGCAGCCCTCGCTGCTGCTGCTCGACGAACCGGCCGGCGGACTCGGCGCCGATGACATCGATACGCTCGCAGGCACCGTACGTCGGGTGGCGGACGCCGGCTGCGCGGTGCTGCTCGTCGAACACCACGTCGACTTCGTCATGGGCGTCGCGGACCGCATCGTGGTGCTCGACTTCGGCCGGGTCATCGCGCACGGACACCCCGATGAGGTGCGACGGGATCCGCGCGTCGAAGAGGCGTATCTCGGCATTCGCGTCGACGGTGCAGAGGAGACGGCGGCATGA
- a CDS encoding branched-chain amino acid ABC transporter permease, producing the protein MNRILPSLRGARRVIVFGIVLTLVAIAGTFLLDPYRNFQLATIAASFCAVAGLTLLVGHSGQLSLGHAALMAAGGYGYALTANALATVDVDPLLRSALALVAGVACAGVLGLLLGLAAARLRGPYLAGVTLTLVIALPAITSVFSGVFRGDQGIQTPYDGVPEVLRTIIALEQWQAWIAILIAGACATWLAVLRGGVLGLRMRAVRDDEIAARLSGVASSRVKVLAFVVSAVTAGAGGAVLCFITQSVSPGAYTLAFSLLLLVAAVLGGLGSLGGAAIGATLIVLLPWLIGTVASAIPMPTELAQRLSGNLSVLVFGALLIITMIVRPGGLASLRFRSALSEPKKEVTHVTAPSAPADRDPRHGDRPGDRARRLQHTRPGGS; encoded by the coding sequence ATGAACCGAATCCTCCCCTCCCTCCGAGGGGCACGCCGGGTGATCGTGTTCGGCATCGTCCTCACGCTCGTGGCGATCGCCGGCACCTTCCTCCTCGACCCGTACCGCAACTTCCAGCTGGCGACGATCGCCGCGTCGTTCTGCGCCGTCGCAGGGCTCACGCTGCTCGTCGGACACAGCGGTCAGCTGTCGCTCGGGCATGCCGCCCTCATGGCGGCGGGCGGCTACGGCTACGCGCTCACGGCGAACGCCCTCGCCACGGTCGACGTCGACCCGCTGTTGCGGTCCGCACTCGCCCTTGTCGCGGGGGTCGCCTGCGCCGGCGTGCTCGGGCTGCTGCTCGGGCTCGCCGCGGCGAGACTGCGCGGGCCGTATCTTGCAGGCGTCACCCTGACGCTCGTGATCGCTCTCCCTGCCATCACCTCGGTGTTCTCCGGGGTCTTCCGCGGTGACCAGGGGATTCAGACGCCCTACGACGGGGTGCCCGAGGTGCTGCGCACGATCATCGCGCTCGAGCAGTGGCAGGCGTGGATCGCGATCCTGATCGCCGGAGCCTGTGCGACCTGGCTCGCCGTGCTCCGCGGCGGCGTGCTCGGGCTGCGCATGCGGGCCGTGCGCGACGACGAGATCGCGGCGCGGCTGAGCGGGGTGGCCTCGTCGCGCGTCAAGGTCCTCGCCTTCGTGGTCAGTGCCGTCACCGCGGGCGCGGGCGGTGCGGTGCTGTGCTTCATCACCCAGTCGGTGAGCCCCGGCGCCTACACGCTCGCGTTCTCGCTGCTGCTGCTCGTGGCCGCGGTCCTCGGGGGCCTCGGCAGCCTCGGCGGTGCGGCGATCGGGGCGACCCTGATCGTGCTGCTGCCCTGGCTCATCGGCACCGTGGCCTCCGCGATCCCGATGCCCACCGAACTCGCACAGCGTCTCAGCGGCAACCTCTCGGTGCTCGTCTTCGGAGCGCTCCTGATCATCACCATGATCGTCCGCCCCGGCGGACTCGCCAGTCTTCGCTTCCGCTCCGCACTCTCCGAACCCAAGAAAGAGGTGACCCATGTCACAGCACCCTCCGCTCCGGCGGATCGCGACCCTCGCCACGGCGATCGCCCTGGTGATCGCGCTCGCCGGCTGCAGCACACCCGCCCCGGCGGATCCTGA
- a CDS encoding ABC transporter ATP-binding protein: protein MTSMTTAGAALGIADLTVGYGGAPVLHGITIDLRPGEVVALLGANGAGKTTLLRTLAGLVPLASGTIMLDGVDLVPLRTEDRARRGVALVPEGQSVVAELTVDENLRLGALWRHRGAARERAIHEIYDMFEPLARRRGADGHQLSGGERQMLALGRALVSEPRLLALDEPSLGLAPLVVAQLMTTLRDAAEQRGITVLLAEQNVTGALSIADRGVVLDLGHVVADAAASDLTADAALRHAYLGF from the coding sequence ATGACCTCGATGACCACGGCGGGTGCTGCCCTCGGGATCGCCGATCTCACGGTGGGATACGGCGGCGCCCCTGTGCTGCACGGGATCACGATCGATCTGCGCCCCGGAGAGGTGGTCGCGCTGCTCGGTGCCAACGGGGCGGGAAAGACGACGCTGCTGAGGACGCTCGCGGGGCTCGTACCGCTCGCATCCGGGACCATCATGCTCGACGGCGTCGATCTCGTGCCGCTGCGCACCGAAGACAGAGCCCGCCGAGGCGTCGCCCTGGTTCCCGAGGGGCAGAGCGTGGTCGCCGAGCTCACGGTCGACGAGAACCTGCGACTGGGTGCCCTCTGGCGCCATAGGGGAGCCGCGCGTGAGCGGGCGATCCACGAGATCTACGACATGTTCGAGCCGCTGGCCCGGCGCCGTGGGGCCGATGGCCACCAGCTCTCGGGCGGCGAGCGGCAGATGCTCGCCCTGGGACGCGCGCTCGTCTCGGAACCTCGTCTGCTCGCTCTCGATGAGCCGTCGCTCGGTCTCGCGCCTCTCGTGGTGGCCCAGCTCATGACCACCCTGCGCGATGCCGCCGAGCAGCGCGGCATCACCGTGCTCCTCGCCGAGCAGAACGTCACGGGCGCCCTTTCGATCGCCGATCGAGGTGTGGTTCTCGACCTCGGGCACGTCGTGGCGGATGCTGCGGCATCCGACCTGACCGCAGACGCCGCCCTCCGCCACGCCTACCTGGGGTTCTGA
- a CDS encoding AMP-binding protein, translated as MTHAPDPAVDGPGYPTLSVAGILAESAVRHADRPAVHFADTTTTYRELWDQTRAYAGALRDRGIGPGDRVALLIPNVPDFARVYYAVLSLGAIAVPVHLLFKAEEIAYVLRDSEADLLVVAAPLLAEAVPAAGAAHVPLTTVLLPPDAGVELPRLEQEAAVAEPIVRHTATGPLDAATILYTSGTTGTPKGAVGSHLSIVEQVHTTLIDAFDLAASDIVFGGLPLFHTFGQTAVMNIAFRVGASVILLPRFDPDEALALMVAQHATVFTAVPTMYVGMLEAARRSAARPPLRYAVSGGAALPVAVLEAFHDAYGADVHEGYGLTETAPTVSSNPLGTPIRPGTVGRTLWGVDVAIADPEIDDRVVIDDTPGALGEIVVRGHNLFKGYLGRPDASAAAVVDGWFRTGDLGTHVDGVLTIVDRKKDMIVRSGYNVYPTEIEAVLARHPAVAVAAVFGVADDVKGQEVHAAVVARDGATIDADEVIAFVRDRIAAYKYPRVVHVLPELPLGSSGKVLKRELVDQFTSV; from the coding sequence ATGACCCACGCCCCCGATCCGGCCGTCGACGGCCCCGGATATCCGACGCTGTCCGTCGCCGGCATCCTCGCGGAGTCCGCGGTGAGGCATGCAGACAGGCCGGCCGTGCATTTCGCCGACACCACCACCACCTATCGCGAGCTCTGGGACCAGACCCGCGCCTACGCGGGCGCCCTGCGCGACCGCGGGATCGGCCCGGGCGACCGCGTCGCGCTGTTGATCCCCAACGTGCCGGACTTCGCACGGGTCTACTACGCCGTGCTCTCGCTCGGCGCTATCGCCGTGCCCGTGCATCTGCTCTTCAAGGCAGAGGAGATCGCGTACGTGCTGCGCGACAGCGAGGCCGATCTGCTCGTCGTCGCCGCCCCGCTGCTCGCCGAGGCGGTTCCCGCGGCCGGCGCCGCCCACGTGCCTCTGACCACGGTGCTGCTGCCGCCGGACGCCGGTGTCGAGCTGCCGCGTCTCGAGCAGGAGGCCGCGGTCGCCGAGCCGATCGTGCGCCACACGGCGACCGGACCGCTCGACGCCGCCACGATCCTCTACACGAGTGGAACGACCGGCACCCCGAAGGGAGCGGTCGGCAGCCATCTGTCGATCGTCGAGCAGGTGCACACCACGCTCATCGATGCGTTCGACCTAGCCGCGTCGGACATCGTCTTCGGCGGGCTTCCGCTGTTCCACACGTTCGGCCAGACCGCGGTGATGAACATCGCGTTCCGCGTGGGGGCGTCGGTGATCCTGCTGCCGCGTTTCGATCCCGACGAGGCGCTCGCCCTGATGGTCGCGCAGCATGCGACGGTCTTCACCGCCGTGCCGACCATGTACGTCGGCATGCTCGAGGCGGCCAGGCGCTCAGCCGCGCGTCCGCCGCTGCGATACGCGGTCTCGGGCGGCGCCGCCCTGCCGGTCGCGGTGCTCGAGGCCTTCCACGACGCCTACGGCGCCGACGTGCACGAGGGCTACGGACTCACCGAGACCGCGCCGACCGTGTCGTCGAACCCGCTCGGCACGCCGATCCGCCCCGGCACCGTCGGGCGCACCCTGTGGGGCGTCGATGTGGCGATCGCCGACCCCGAGATCGACGACCGTGTCGTGATCGACGACACTCCCGGCGCCCTCGGCGAGATCGTGGTGCGCGGGCACAATCTGTTCAAGGGGTATCTCGGACGCCCGGACGCCTCGGCCGCGGCCGTCGTCGACGGGTGGTTCCGCACCGGAGACCTCGGCACGCACGTCGACGGCGTGCTGACGATCGTCGACCGCAAGAAGGACATGATCGTCCGTTCGGGCTACAACGTGTACCCGACCGAGATCGAAGCCGTCCTCGCCCGGCATCCCGCGGTCGCCGTGGCGGCCGTCTTCGGAGTCGCCGACGACGTGAAGGGACAGGAGGTGCATGCGGCCGTCGTCGCCCGCGACGGCGCGACGATCGATGCCGACGAGGTCATCGCCTTCGTGCGCGACCGGATCGCGGCGTACAAGTATCCGAGGGTCGTGCACGTGCTGCCCGAGCTGCCCCTCGGCAGCAGCGGCAAGGTGCTCAAGAGAGAGCTGGTCGATCAGTTCACGAGCGTGTGA
- a CDS encoding phosphotransferase family protein yields MPQVPGLDTAALTAWLTATHPRLATSEALRAEVITGGRSNLTYAVSGAGIPLVLRRPPLGHVLSSAHDMSREHRVISALGSSAIPVPVAIDLVDDTDGAITGTPFFVMQRAPGRVLSSKTQNADYSAAGLHALSIRLVQHLADLHAVDPGSVGLADFGRPDGYLARQLATWRRQLDASRSRETPNLDRLQASLAEDLPETRHTGIVHGDYRLDNALVDGPADRPRISAILDWEMATLGDPLVDLGIFALYWDIADLPGGDGAVPSAVDPAAGYPSFDELADEYAAHSGRTLPDLDWYRAFAAYKLAVILEGIHFRYRAGETVGTGFDRMGGLVEPLAQKGLQVH; encoded by the coding sequence ATGCCTCAGGTTCCCGGACTCGACACCGCGGCTCTCACGGCGTGGCTCACGGCGACCCACCCGCGGCTCGCGACCTCCGAGGCGCTGCGGGCGGAGGTGATCACGGGCGGGCGCAGCAACCTGACGTACGCGGTCAGCGGGGCCGGCATCCCTCTGGTGCTGCGGCGCCCACCGCTCGGTCATGTGCTCTCGAGCGCCCACGACATGAGTCGCGAGCACCGCGTGATCTCGGCGCTCGGCTCGTCGGCCATCCCGGTTCCTGTCGCCATCGACCTCGTCGACGACACCGACGGTGCGATCACCGGCACCCCGTTCTTCGTGATGCAGCGCGCTCCCGGGCGCGTGCTGTCGTCGAAGACCCAGAACGCCGACTACTCGGCGGCAGGGCTTCACGCCCTCAGCATCCGGCTCGTGCAGCACCTCGCCGACCTGCACGCCGTCGATCCGGGCAGCGTGGGCCTTGCGGACTTCGGACGCCCCGATGGCTACCTGGCTCGACAGCTCGCCACCTGGCGACGCCAGCTCGACGCCTCGCGTTCGCGCGAGACGCCGAACCTCGACCGACTGCAGGCATCCCTCGCCGAGGACCTGCCCGAGACCCGGCACACCGGCATCGTGCACGGCGACTACCGCCTCGACAACGCCCTGGTCGACGGCCCCGCCGACCGACCCCGCATCTCGGCGATCCTCGATTGGGAGATGGCCACTCTCGGCGATCCGCTGGTCGACCTCGGCATCTTCGCCCTCTACTGGGACATCGCCGACCTGCCGGGTGGCGACGGCGCGGTGCCGAGCGCGGTCGACCCTGCGGCGGGGTATCCGAGCTTCGACGAGCTCGCCGACGAGTACGCCGCGCACTCCGGTCGCACGCTGCCCGATCTCGACTGGTATCGCGCGTTCGCCGCGTACAAGCTCGCCGTGATCCTCGAGGGGATCCACTTCCGCTACCGTGCCGGCGAGACCGTCGGCACGGGCTTCGACCGCATGGGCGGGCTCGTCGAGCCTCTCGCCCAGAAGGGACTGCAGGTGCACTGA